Below is a window of Streptomyces sp. NBC_00289 DNA.
CGACCGCGGGCGGGCCAAGGCACTAGCACAGGGCGACATCCCGCCCTACACACTCGTGCGCCTCCCCCTGGACGAGGTCGCCACGACCCCGCTCAACCCCCGGCGACGGTTCGGCACCGACGAAGACATCGCCCGATTCGGCGAAGAGCTCCGCGTAGCCCAACTCCACGCGTGCGTAGCCGTCACCCGCTCGGCTTACCTGGCCCTGTGGCCCGACCACGCCGAGCACCTCGATGAGGCGGCGCAGCACGTCCTCATCAATGGCGAACGCCGCGTCCGTAGCGCCCGCCACGTCTCCCTCACCCATCTCGACTTCGTCATCCGCGACGACCTCGCCGCCACACGCGAGACGTTCATCAACCATCTCCTGCGGGAGAACCTCTCGCGTGATGATTTCGACGTCATAGAGCGCGCCCACGGCGTCAAGTCACTGGTCGATGCGTGCGCAGAGGAAGCCGGACCGCGCGGAGCTCAGACCCGAGCTGCCGAGCAGCTCGGGCGTGACAAGTCCTGGATCACCAATCAGCTGATCCTCCTTGCCCTCCCCGAGGAACTGCAGGCCCGTCTCAGCGAAGGCACGCTGCCTGAGCGCGATGGCCGTGTGATGGCCCGGCACGCCAAAGAGAACGAAGAACTCGACGTTGAGGGTCTCCTCAACCACCTGGAGCAGACCAAGCAGGCTGAGAAGGACAAGAAGGCGAAAGCTGCTGCCGCTCTCGCCGCCGTAAACGAACCTTCTGAGCAGGCGGCGATCGAAGCCCCCGCGATCCCTTCACCCAGCGCACCGGTGGATATCGTGAATCCGGCGGGAGGTCTTGGAGAGCCTGAGACGAGTGACTGGTTGTCCGCGGACAACAAACCAGCATCCGCAGAAGAGTCGGCCATCCCTGACGACGACCCTCTCGAACAGCTGGAAGACTTCCGACGCAAGGCAGTCAAGTTCGCCAACGACATGACCGGCCTCGAAGAGACCTACCGGCGAGCCTCCAAAGCAAACCCTGAACTCGCCGAGTCGCACCTGAAGCAGATCTTGGAACGACTGGACCGAGTCGGGCGCCATCTCCAGCGCCGTCCTAAGCAAGCGCAAGAAGCCGTATAACCACACCACCCGTGGGTTGGTTCGTTGTCCGCGGACAACGAACCAACCCCATAGCCGGTTCCGACACCGCCGGGCGCCGGGGAAAACCCACTGCGTGCGGCATAGCGCAACTACGGGACTCCATGGATGACCATGCAGCGGCTGAGCCGTTCCCGATCCCGAACGACCGCGCCCACCTCCTTCGTGCCCGCAACGGCTACCTGTCACGTGACGACTGGCGTCAGCGCCTCACTCGGGCGGGGGAGGCGACTGCCCGGCTGCTTGAACTGGTCAATGGAGCGGTAACCGAACATCGGAAGATCAGCGACTCCCTCGTGGTGGTGAATCCCCCGGTCTACCCGACGACTGAGCAGCTGGCCGCCCGATACCTCGCGGATCATGATCCGGTGGCACGGCGTGCAACGCGACTATTGCCGGTTGCGTGCACTGATCTGTGCGCCGCCGAGCGCGGTGACCGTGGTGGTCCCGAGCGCGCCCACGGTAGCCGCGGCATCGGCCCTGTGGATCAGTGACAGCACCACCACCGCGACGATGGAGATCAACCCGGTCAGGACGATCGCCCATGTCAGGGAGGTAGAGCTGGGGTGTGGGAGCGCGCTTGAGGTACCTTCGATGGGCGTCACGCGGTCAGTTCTCCTTACAGCAGGACGGACCACCTCGACGTAACGAGAGGGAGACCTCCGAGCGGCCAGCCGCCAAGCAAGGACCGCGAAGGGGTCTCCCTTCGTCATGCCGAAGGGCTTTCGGTAGTCGACAACCCTACTAAGCGGTGTTGACAACACTGCTGATGTCACCCCCTGTCCAACGCTGCCGACGGCCCGCGGACCATGAGCGGAGGGAACAGATTTCCGACGTTCAGCTAGCGTGGTTGTTGAGCTCTGCCCCCCGTTCCACCCGGCGCCGTCCGTGCAGGTCAAAGCCGCGTCACCTTCGGGCGTTGCCGGTAGCCCCGCCGAAGTAGGCGCGCCATTGCCGTGATCCTTATCACCAACTTGTCGTCGGTTCCATACGCGTCGGCATGAGGCCGAACTTCTCCCCCGTCTCCACCAGGTCGATACCGCGAACCGCCTTCTTTGCAGGTAGGAGCCCTCGATGACCTCCGCGGGTGCTGCCCCCGTCGAGTTCGACCTGCATGCTCGGGACGAAGATGGCGTCGGCGGAGTCGTAGTCGATGCCGGCGGCCCAGAGGGCGGTGCGGACCGCCACCAGGTCGGTGGCCTCAGAGATGACCTCGAAGGTCTCGCCGAGGACCTTCTCGGCGCCCGCGTCGAGGACGGCGCCCTCGGCCAGCTCGCACTTAGGGACGAGCGGCGCGGTTCGGTTCTCGGTGAGGCACTCGATGAACACAGCGATGCAGTTCGGGCCGGATCAGCTTCATGAAGAGGTCACCGGGCTTGGTATCGATCCTGGCTCGTGGCACTTGAAAGGACCATCCGGAGGAAGCGCCCGGCGAGGCGCGGTGCGCGGCTGTGGGGGCTGGTCAAGACGGGGGATTCGGTCGGGCAGAAACGCTTCGCCGCCAACGCGTGGTGATTGGCCCACGGCATGGGGTGGTTCCGGCTACTGGTGGGCTGAGGTGCTCATGTGACGGGGAGGGTTGGCCGGTGGTTCTGGAGATGAATGTTGCGGTGCTGCTGGCGGTCATCATCGTCATGCGGCTGCGGCGGCGTACTGAGGCCCGAAGCCGCAGCGACGAGAAGATGACCGTCGTGATCGTGTTGGCTTTCGGCGTGCTGATCGCCCCAACCGCGTTCGGTCAGACCGTGTTCGACGTCGTTGGTCAACTCGCGCAGGGCGTCACCCAATCGGGCAGCCCTTGAACTCTGCACCCTTCCCGATGCCCGCCTCCATGAAATCGTGCGCAGACAGCTGGGTGAGTGACGACACTTGCTCCATGACGCTGGATCGCGCCGCTGCGGCGCCGCCCTTGTTGGTCCCCTCCGGCGAGGCGATCAACCCGATGCTGCTGCACCGGCCGATGCTGCTGCCCATCCTCGACACCAATGCAGTGATGGTCGAGGCCTGCTCCCTGGCCAAGCACGCCGGCAAGCCCGGCAGGTTCGCCGGTCTCGCAGCGACCGGCCGCGCCACCCCGTACATCGCCGCGCACGTCCTTGGTGAGATCGACAGACACCTGCCGAGGCTGGCCGAAAAGCATGAAGTGTCGGAACGGCTGGCGCGTCGCGCACTCGACCGGCGGGTTCTGCCCGTCCTGCGGGTGGTCGACCTGGAGATCCGTGACCACCTGGCCCCGCAGACACGACACATCCTGAGAGTCGACCCGGAAATGCCGCGCCGGCACCGGGGCGACCCGGACGATGCGCCCACGATGGCCCTCGCGGAGTTCCTCGCCCCCTGCATCATCATCAGCAAGGACAGCGTCTTCTTCCGCTTCGGGCTCGGGGTCGTGGAATGGATCCCTCTCGCGCAGAACCTGCTGCGCCTGGCCGGCCTGGAGGCCACCGCCTCGAACGCGGTGGTATTCATCGAGCTGGCCCTGCGGCTGTTCGGCGCCGGCGCTCACCGCATGGGCGTCCTCGCCGCGCGCAATCCGGTGCTGGCCGCGGCCGCCGCGAGCGGCCTGTTGTGGTGGTGCCACCGCAACGGCTACCTGTCACGTGACGACTGGCGGCAGCGCCTCACCCGGGCAGGGAAGGCGACTGCCCCTCTGCTGGAACTGGTCACTGGAGCGGTGACCGAACACCGGATGATCAGCGAATCCCTCGTGGTGGTGAATCCCCCGGTCTACCCGACGACTGAGCAGCTGGCCGCCCGATACCTCGCGCGCTGCGGCCGGTCCCTGACCCCCGGCGAGCTGCGCGATGCGCTCGCCCGGAATGACCACACGGCTTCCGCCGCACTGCTGAGGCGGACCATGCTCACGCACCGTGCGTTCGTCCGCGCCCCCGGAGACCTGTGGACCATCGGCCGCCGAGCAGGCGATGCGCTTTCTTGATCACCCCGAGTAGCAGTAGGCCGCGCTCGGCACGCGTGGTGTTTGTGTGCTCGTGGGGTCCTCTGAACAGGCAACGTTGATCAATTTGAGATGAGCGAACTGCCTCGTATCATGTGAAGTTGTGTAAGCCCGGGTCGAGTTGACCTGCTCTGGGACCGACGGCCTCAAAAAAAACTCCGTCGAGAGTAAGGCTTGGCGGATTCAACCGGTGGCCGCAAGGAGTTCTGTGAACTTCTCTGATGGTGTCAGATAGCCGAGTGTTTTGCGGGGGCGGCTGTTGAGGCTGTCCTGGATGGCAGTGAGGTCGTCTCGGCTGACGACGCTCAGGTCACGTCCCTTGGGCAGGTACTGCCTGAGCAGTCCGTTGGTGTTCTCGTTGCTGCCGCGTTGCCAGGGTGAGTGGGGATCGCAGAAGTAGACCGGGATCCCGGTGGCCATGGTGAACTCAGCGTGTCTGGACATCTCGGCGCCTTGGTCCCAGGTGATCGTCCGGGCCAGTGACGTCGGCAGTGCGGTGATGGCCTTCCGCATGGCTGCTTCCACCTGTTCGGCGCTCTTGCCGTCCGGAAGCCCGGGTTCATCAGTCGGTGGGCATGTGGGAGTGCTGAATCCGGGGGCTGACCTGGGGTTATGGGCATGACGAGGCCCCGGTGCCGTGTGCCCACGGTGCCGGAGCCTGTTTTCGCTGGTGAGGGGCTATTCGGGGGTGGTGAGGCCGCTCATCTTTGGCGGTCGCGAGACGGCGCAGTCCTTGAAGAGTTTGGTCTGGGTGTCGGTCAGGCGGGTGGTCTGCCGGAGGGTGCCGGCAGGGCCGGTGAGGGTGACCTGGTGGATCCGGCCGAGTTCGGTGTTGATGCGGGGCCAGGTGTGGCCGGTGGCGCGTTCGGCGACGCGGATCAGCAGCAGGGCGAGCCAGCACAGCAGCACATGGGTGTGTATCCGCTCGTCGAGGCGGTGGTAGACCGGCCGCAGGTCGAGCGTGGTCTTCATGGTGCGGAAGGCGCGTTCGGCTTCCAGGAGGTTCTTGTAGCCGAGCGCGACGTCCTCGGCGGACAGGTCGGGATCGGAGGTGGCGAGCAGGTACTTGCCGTCCAGGCGGGCTTCGGCGGCGACCTTGGCGGCGTCGACGGACAGCCGCCCGGTGGCCGGGTGCTGCTTGGCCCAGCGCCCGAGCGTGGGGTGGTCGCGCAGCGCGCACTCGGCCTTGCGATGCACCGCGTCGGAGGGGGCCGTGGGGCGCTTTCCGGTCTTGGCCGTCTTGGCCTTCGCCTTCTTGGCGTCGGCCTCCCGCGCGGTCTTGATGCGGGCCAGCTCCTGGCGAACGGCGGTGAGCTGGTCATCGCGTCGTGCGGCGTCGCGCATCGCCTCCACCGGGTTGTGGCAGATGATCCAGCGGCGGCCGTCGTCGCCGTCGAGGCGGACTTCCTTCACGCGCAGGTTGTCGCGGACCTGCTGGTAGCGGCCCTGCCGGGCGAGGGCCTGGTCCGCGAGGCGGGAGCCGGCGCGCATCTTGGCGCCGGTGATGTAGTGGCCGCCGGCGCGCTTGAGGTAGGTCTGGTTGGCTTCGGAGGAGAACCCGGTGTCGCACACGGTGACCACACGGCCGAGCCGCCAGTCCCGCAGGCCGTCCTTGACCTCGGTGATGACGGTCTGGTCGTTGGTGCCGCCGGGCCAGGTCCAGCAGCGCACCGGGATGCCCTCGCGGGTGACCGCGAGGCCGATGACGATCTGCGGCAGGTCCTTGCGGTGGTCCTTGGAATGCCCGTACTGCCGCAGTCTGGAGCCCTCGCCGTCCGGGTCGTCCGCTTCGTCGCGCTCGAAGTACGTGCTGGTGGTGTCGAAGAAGACCAGGTCGACCTCCAGGTTGAGCAGGTTCGCGGCCGCGAAGAACACCGCCTCCTGGACCTGGGCCCGCATGTCCGCGCCGGCGAGCAAGTCCATCGCGCGCAGGGCCTGGTTGTTGCCGTCCAGCGCCGCGAGCCCGGGAATCACCACGTCGCAGGTGACCCACTCGCCGGCGGCGAGCTTCGAGCCGGGGGCGATGGCCCGGTTCGCGACCAGGGCGAACAGCGCGCGCTCCATGTCGGTACGGAACTCCCGCTCGCCGGCGATCGCGCGGATCGCCGCGGCGATGTCCAGGCGCTTCCACAGCCCGTCCAGCAGCCACGTCGCCCCGATCGGCCGGGAGGACTCCACACTCAGCGGACCCGCGGCCGCATCGGCGGCCAACGGCACGACCACGTCGTCCTCGTCGCCCAGATAGCGGTTGATCGACGCGACCAGGCGGCGCAGTCCCTCGACGTCGAGACGGTCCTCACGACCGAGGTTGGCCACCACCTCCGCCACGGTCGTGCCGCCCTTGCGCCGGTTGTGCGCGAGCTGCAGGTAGCGCACCACCGACCCGTCCTTGTTCCGTCGCTGGATCTTCCGTAAATACATGCCCGCATTCTGCCGTAACAGCCCAGCGGATAGCCAGCCTCAAGCCCCGAAACGTTTGCCCACACAAAATCAGCCCACAGGAACACCTACACCTCACTGACCAGCACTTACGCCCGCCAGACCCCTCCCGTATGCCCGCTGACTGATGAACCCGGGGGAAGGTGCAGCAGCAGGGTCATGCGGGTGGAGCGTTCGACGAGCGTGCCGACGGCACTGCGACTGCCCTCACCGAGGATCAGGTCGCCTTCCCAGTGCCCCGCCACCGCCCGGTCCTCTGAGGGGCCCCGAAGTTTCCGGACAGGGACCCAATAGGGTTGTCCTGAACAGGAAACGAGGAAGAAGTGGCGCCACCCAGTAAGTACTCGCCGGAGTTCCGTGAGGAAGCAGTCCAGATCGCGTTGAGGTCAAGCAAGACGATCTCCGAAGTTGCCCGGGAGCTTGAGCTGAACTCGGAGACGCTACGCGGCTGGGTGAAGAAGCACCAGAAGCAGCAGGAACCGGCTCCCGATGCAGAATTGACGGTGAACGAGCGGGTACGCCTGAAGGAACTCGAACGGCGGAACCGTGAGCTGGAGATGGAAAACTCCTTCCTGAAAAAATGCGCGGCGTACTTCGCGAAGGATCCCCGGTAGCAAGCAAGTACGAGTTCATCGATGAGATGCGGCTCGACACTGCGGAGTGCGCATACAGCGTCGAGTTCATGTGCGGCAGACTCGGCGTCTCCAGATCCGGCTACTACGACTGGCGATCCCGCCCGGAATCCGCGACGGCACAGCGGCGCGAGGAACTGAAACTGCTCATCAAGAAAGCCTTCGACATTTCCGACAGCACCTACGGCCACCGTCGCATCCAAGCCCAGCTGCACCGCTGGGGCATCAGCGTCGGCCTGGAACTGGTCCGCCGCCTGATGCGCGAGCTGGGACTTGAGTCCTGCCAGCCACAGCCGAAGAGGTTCAACCTCACCAAGGCCGCGGCCGGCCAGGTGCCGGACCTCGTCGGCCGCAACTTCACCGCGGACGCACCCGGCGAAAAGCTCGTCGGTGACATTACTTATATCGGGACCGGGGAAGGCTGGCTGTACCTCGCGACGGTAATCGACTGCTGCACGAAGGAAGTCATCGGTTACGCGATGGACGACCACTACCAAACCCCACTGATATCCAGGGCGATCCGTAACGCGGCACGGAACAGGAACCTCTCGGCCGACGCGATATTTCACTCGGATCGCGGAAGTAACTACATGTCAGCCGAGTTCGGGAGGACGCTGGACCGGTTCGGGCTCCGCAGATCTGCCGGCCGCACCGGGATCTGTTTCGACAACGCCATGGCCGAATCATTCTTCGGCGCCCTGAAGAACGAGCGCGTATCAAGGGTGACTTACCTGACCCGCGAGGTCGCCCGGCAGGACATCACTCGCTACATCGAATTCTGGTACAATCGCAAACGCCTCCACTCGGCGGTGGGGTACCGCCCTCCACGCGAAGTCCATGCCGAGTACGAGAAGTTGCGAATCGCCGCGTGAAATAAACGGTCAGAAGCCTGTCCGGAAAACGCGAGGCCCCTCAGGCCAGCCGGTCGTGTCGGTGCCGGACACTCGCAGCAGATCGAAGGCGACGAAGTGGGCCGGCCACTCGCCCGCGGCTCGGTCCGCCTGGGTGCCGCGGCGTTGGAGCCGGTGCTGCAGCTGCTCGAAGGCGAGGCGGCCCGCCGCGTCCCATACGATCAGCTCGCCGTCCAGCGCGGTGGCGTCCGGCAGCTGCAGGACTGCGGCTTCGATCTCCGGGAAGGCCGGCAGCATCTCGGTGCCGCGCCGGGAGCGCAGCGTGATCTGGTCGGCGTCGAAGACCAGGGCCCGGAAGCCGTCCCACTTGGGCTCTGCCGCCCATCCGGGCCGCAGGGTGGGGTTGGGCACGGGGGTGGCGAGCATCGGCTCTGGCGGCGTCCATGGCACAGGCCCATGTCTCACCATGATCGTCCATCCGTAACCCGGGGTGTCTACGGTCGGTTGCTGGTGAAGCGGACGCTGGTGCCCCAGTTCTGTTGGACGGGGGTCAGGCACCACTGGCACAGGGGCAGGCCGCCGGTGCCGTATTTGTGGGTGTGGCGCTGGCAGCCGGAGCACGGGCCGACCAGGCTGGATGAGCAGGTGAAGGTGGAGGGGTCGGGTTCGCTGATCGGCGGTGGCGGGGGAGTGCTGCTCATCGGGTGTCCTGTCGCGGGGGTTGGGCTGGTGGGCCACCGCGAAGGAAGAGGCGGGGTGCCGGTCAGTGCATCGCGGTGGGGGAGGCCGGACCGGCGGGTAAGTCGGGGATCCCCAGCGCGTTGTCGGGCTGGCAGTGGCCGCATGCGCGCACGCCGGAGGTGAGGAGCCGTCGGGCTTCGTCGCGGGGCACGGGGCGTCGGCGTTTGCCGGCCGCGTAGCAACCGCCGACATGGACCTCGATGGGCGGGCGGCCGGCGCCGATGCCGAGCTCCACGATCCAGTCCGGTTCGGCGGGCCGGTTGGTGCGGCCGTATTCCTGTTCGGCCTCCCGCTGCTGGAGGGCGGCGATCTTGGCGTCGATGCGCTGCAGCCACAGGGTGTGCCACACCCGCAGGGTGAGCAGCCTGGGGAGGTCCGGCGGCAGGTCATCGAACATGTTTCCGATTCTAGGTTCATGGGTCACCGCGTGCGCCATCGCCCGGCGCGTGTTGGCGGGTGTGTCTTCGGCTGTGTGACGCCGTGGCGGCGCCCCGCCCGGGCTGGGGTAAGCCGTGGTGGGGGTTATGGTCGGCCCCCTGCGTTCCCCCTACGGTCACCCCTGCGTTCCCCCTGCGGTGGGCAGAGACTGCGCACCACATGTTTGCGCAGCTCACCACGCCCTTTCGGGACCCTCCTCTACCTCGACTGCTCCCTGTCCTGCATGATCAGGCGAAACAGGAGGTCGTCGGTGCGCAGAGGTGCTGCGTTCAGGGGGAGGGGCGGGGCTGGTGGGTGGATCGAAGGTGCGCCGGTATGGGTCGACGGGGCGGACACGCACGATGTGCCTGGCGGCGCTCGGGGTGGTGAAGGTGGCCACACCTGATCAGATACGCCGGCTGATGTGCCCGGGCACCAAGGACGCCGCGACCGTACGCGGCGGGCTGAAGGATCTGGAGAGCGAGCGGCTGGTGATCTCGCCGGGCAGCGCGGTGCACGTCCGCGAGGACGGGGTGCGGGTCACGGAGAAGCTGTGGACGCTGACTCCGGCCGGGCTGGGGGTTGCCGCGGTCGTGCTGGACCGGCCGGCGCGGGAGATGGGCGGCACCGCCAGGGCGGCGGCCGCCTCCGGAGCGAAGCACGCCCGGGCCGTCACCGACGTCCTGGCCGCGTTCCTGCAAACCGCTCCCGAGCCCACCCAGCCCGTCGTCCGCAAGCACCGGCCCGGCGCGTCGGCCCCGGCCACCACCGAGCAGCCGGACCAATCGGAACTCCCGGAGGTGCCAGAGGGCCTGGGGCCGCTCGCGGCCTGGTCGACGGAGGCGGTGCTGCCGACCGGCGGCACGTTCCTCGCCCCGGCCCGCGGCTCCCTCCGCGCCGACATGGTCTTCGCTGCGCCCGGCCACGACCTGGTACCGCTGCTGTTCGTGGAGGTCGACAACGGCACCGAAGGGCCACCGATCGTCGCGGACAAGATCGAGCGCTATGTGCGGTTCTTCGCCCGCCGGGTCACACTCTCCGGCCGGGAGCTCCCGTTGTGGCGCACCGTGTGGCCGGCCTCGCCCGGCGAGGGCTACCCGCCGGTGGCGCTGGTGTTCACCAAAAACGTCGGCGCGGCCGCCCTGCAGGCCAGAATGCGCGAGATCGGCGACCTCGCCCGCGACCACTGGCGCGGCACCTGGGACGCCGACAGCCCCGCCCACGAAGGAGGGAAGCCGGACGGCTACCGCGACTACGACCGCAAGATCCCGCTGCTCGCCACCACCCTGCGCCAGCTGGCCGAGCACGGCCCGCACGGGCCCGTCTGGTGGCGCTACGGACACCAGTCCTGGCAGACCCTCACCGACGCGCTCGACAACCCCGACGACTACCGCGCCTACAGCGTGCGTACTGAGGCCCGCCGGCAGGCGGAGGAAGCCGAACGTGAGCGCGCCCGGCGGGAGCAGGAAGAGCACCGCCGCGGCATGGAGGCCACCAGGTGGTGGTGCCCGACGTGCGGGCACGCTGTCTACCCCGAGGCCGGTGTCGCCTCGGGCAGCGAGTGCCGCCCCTGCCGCAGCGACCGCGAACGCACCGCCGCTCAGGGGCAGAACGGTCAGCCGGCCGGCGGCCGGCTCTTCAGTCGGCGCCCCCGCACCTGACCGCCCAGCGGCGCGGCCGCGCCGCCGACACCGGACAGTCGGGGTCACGGGCTGTCGGTGGCGGGATCGGTGATGTGCTCGAAGCCGCGCAGCACGGGGGTCAGTTCCTGCGCGCATCCGCACCGGGTACACAGTTGGGTCGCAGGATTTTCCGCGGCGTCCAGCGCCTGTTCCAGGTCGAGCAGCGGTGCCCCGGCCGGCGCATCGTCGCAGTCCGGGGCGTGCAGCACACTGCGGGTCGGGCCCCGCCCGTCGCCCAGTTTCTGCAGCACCCATCCCGACGGCCGGCGCTCCCCGAGCACCTCGCGGATCGGGGAGGGCGCGGGCGCCGGCAGGTGTTCGGTGGTGACCTGGTCGTAGTCGACGCCGTCGACCGGCCGCACATGCTCAGGCGCGCGCACCCACACCCGGTACTCCGCCGCCTCCACACCGCCGTCCTCGCGGTCCCGGTAGGAGGGCAGCCCTACAAGGTAGAGCCAGCCCGTGTTGGTCTGGCGTCGCTTCCACAGGCGTGCGACGACTTCCTGCTGCTCGGTGCCGAGCAGGAGATCGGCGGGCAGGACGACCCGGACCGGCACAGGCACGCGTTGGGGTTCGGCGTCGGAAGGGGGTGCCACCGCACCACCGTAGGCAGCGAGAGCGGGTCACGGTCCTGCCTGTCTCTGCGGCCCACGTCTCGCCTCACCGGCCTGGACACTGGGCTGGTCGTGCTGGGCGGTCGGAGACTGTCTGCAGGTACCGCGCCGATCCTTCGTCGCCCCCGCACTTCCCTGCAGGCCGACCGGACTACCCGTCTGATTCCCGAAGCTTCATGTGGGCGGGAGCAGTGCCGTGAGTGTGCGCTGTCCCGATGTGCGGTTCACGGGTGGGCGGAGAGGCGGTCGACTGTTTCATCGTGCCGGGACAGGTCGACATGTCCCGGCAGTGGGGCGCTGGCACACCAGGCACAGCGTGTGGTGGCCGGCGGCGGTGACGACGGTGCCCCACTGATAGCAGTTGCTGCAGTCCTGGGCCAGCGAGAGATCGGCGCGAGGGGCCGCGACGGGCAGGGGGAGGGGTGTGAGTTCGTGCGTCATGCGCTTGCCCCTCAGCCTGGTGAGCGACGGACACGCAGACTGTCACTGTTCGGGTGGTATGTCTGTAGGCGTCTCATGCCAGGGCAGGAGGGCTTCTCACCTGGCGGGATTCGGTGAAATCGGCAGGCGGTCCCGTGGTGGACCGGCGGCGTCCAAGGGCCCGCCCACCGAGTGTCCCGCCCCGGACCACCGCACAGGCAGCCCACGGGGATCTCCGTGTGTGCGGGAGCGGGTGTGGGTTACCCGAACTGCGCGTCGGCTGGGAAACGGATGAGTGGGATGAAGGATCGCTCGCACCTGGTGCATGAACTACAGCGCGCTGTCGCCGACTGCCCGCCCCAGGAGGTGACCCGCAGGTTGTGTGGCGAGCTGGCGCGGGGGCTGCCGGTGGACGCGGTGACGGTGTCCCTGTTCACCGACACCCCCTGGCGACTGTTGTTGTGCGCGTCGAGCCAGATGGCCACGGTCCTTGAGGAAGTGCAGTTCACCGTCGCGGAAGGCCCGAGCATCACGGCGGCGACCACCGGTGAGCCGGTCCACTTCACCGACTGGCAGGCAGGCGCGCGGCGGTGGCCGCTGTTCACCGCTGTCGTGTCCGAGCGCTGCCCGGACATCCAGGCCGTGCACGCGTTTCCCCTCCTGGCCGGCGGAGGCGTTCTCGGATCGGTGGACCTGGCCTCCCTCACACCCGGCGGCATGCCGGCCGACGCCATCGACCAGGCCGCCGAAGCCATCGACGCCGCGGCCCAGGTCCTCCTGCAGCGGCTGCTCGGCGAAGGGGACGATTCCCCGGCATGGGAGCTGACCGACGTCGTGGGCACCCGCGAGGCCAACACACACCTTGCGATCGGGGTGTTCATGGTGCGCAAA
It encodes the following:
- a CDS encoding replication-relaxation family protein, with protein sequence MCLAALGVVKVATPDQIRRLMCPGTKDAATVRGGLKDLESERLVISPGSAVHVREDGVRVTEKLWTLTPAGLGVAAVVLDRPAREMGGTARAAAASGAKHARAVTDVLAAFLQTAPEPTQPVVRKHRPGASAPATTEQPDQSELPEVPEGLGPLAAWSTEAVLPTGGTFLAPARGSLRADMVFAAPGHDLVPLLFVEVDNGTEGPPIVADKIERYVRFFARRVTLSGRELPLWRTVWPASPGEGYPPVALVFTKNVGAAALQARMREIGDLARDHWRGTWDADSPAHEGGKPDGYRDYDRKIPLLATTLRQLAEHGPHGPVWWRYGHQSWQTLTDALDNPDDYRAYSVRTEARRQAEEAERERARREQEEHRRGMEATRWWCPTCGHAVYPEAGVASGSECRPCRSDRERTAAQGQNGQPAGGRLFSRRPRT
- a CDS encoding IS1634 family transposase encodes the protein MYLRKIQRRNKDGSVVRYLQLAHNRRKGGTTVAEVVANLGREDRLDVEGLRRLVASINRYLGDEDDVVVPLAADAAAGPLSVESSRPIGATWLLDGLWKRLDIAAAIRAIAGEREFRTDMERALFALVANRAIAPGSKLAAGEWVTCDVVIPGLAALDGNNQALRAMDLLAGADMRAQVQEAVFFAAANLLNLEVDLVFFDTTSTYFERDEADDPDGEGSRLRQYGHSKDHRKDLPQIVIGLAVTREGIPVRCWTWPGGTNDQTVITEVKDGLRDWRLGRVVTVCDTGFSSEANQTYLKRAGGHYITGAKMRAGSRLADQALARQGRYQQVRDNLRVKEVRLDGDDGRRWIICHNPVEAMRDAARRDDQLTAVRQELARIKTAREADAKKAKAKTAKTGKRPTAPSDAVHRKAECALRDHPTLGRWAKQHPATGRLSVDAAKVAAEARLDGKYLLATSDPDLSAEDVALGYKNLLEAERAFRTMKTTLDLRPVYHRLDERIHTHVLLCWLALLLIRVAERATGHTWPRINTELGRIHQVTLTGPAGTLRQTTRLTDTQTKLFKDCAVSRPPKMSGLTTPE
- a CDS encoding DUF6233 domain-containing protein, producing the protein MFDDLPPDLPRLLTLRVWHTLWLQRIDAKIAALQQREAEQEYGRTNRPAEPDWIVELGIGAGRPPIEVHVGGCYAAGKRRRPVPRDEARRLLTSGVRACGHCQPDNALGIPDLPAGPASPTAMH
- a CDS encoding IS3 family transposase (programmed frameshift), encoding MAPPSKYSPEFREEAVQIALRSSKTISEVARELELNSETLRGWVKKHQKQQEPAPDAELTVNERVRLKELERRNRELEMENSFLKKCAGVLREGSPVASKYEFIDEMRLDTAECAYSVEFMCGRLGVSRSGYYDWRSRPESATAQRREELKLLIKKAFDISDSTYGHRRIQAQLHRWGISVGLELVRRLMRELGLESCQPQPKRFNLTKAAAGQVPDLVGRNFTADAPGEKLVGDITYIGTGEGWLYLATVIDCCTKEVIGYAMDDHYQTPLISRAIRNAARNRNLSADAIFHSDRGSNYMSAEFGRTLDRFGLRRSAGRTGICFDNAMAESFFGALKNERVSRVTYLTREVARQDITRYIEFWYNRKRLHSAVGYRPPREVHAEYEKLRIAA
- a CDS encoding plasmid partitioning protein, whose translation is MNKEAELGKGASFSRTSRDRRSDRGRAKALAQGDIPPYTLVRLPLDEVATTPLNPRRRFGTDEDIARFGEELRVAQLHACVAVTRSAYLALWPDHAEHLDEAAQHVLINGERRVRSARHVSLTHLDFVIRDDLAATRETFINHLLRENLSRDDFDVIERAHGVKSLVDACAEEAGPRGAQTRAAEQLGRDKSWITNQLILLALPEELQARLSEGTLPERDGRVMARHAKENEELDVEGLLNHLEQTKQAEKDKKAKAAAALAAVNEPSEQAAIEAPAIPSPSAPVDIVNPAGGLGEPETSDWLSADNKPASAEESAIPDDDPLEQLEDFRRKAVKFANDMTGLEETYRRASKANPELAESHLKQILERLDRVGRHLQRRPKQAQEAV
- a CDS encoding PIN domain-containing protein, with product MPASMKSCADSWVSDDTCSMTLDRAAAAPPLLVPSGEAINPMLLHRPMLLPILDTNAVMVEACSLAKHAGKPGRFAGLAATGRATPYIAAHVLGEIDRHLPRLAEKHEVSERLARRALDRRVLPVLRVVDLEIRDHLAPQTRHILRVDPEMPRRHRGDPDDAPTMALAEFLAPCIIISKDSVFFRFGLGVVEWIPLAQNLLRLAGLEATASNAVVFIELALRLFGAGAHRMGVLAARNPVLAAAAASGLLWWCHRNGYLSRDDWRQRLTRAGKATAPLLELVTGAVTEHRMISESLVVVNPPVYPTTEQLAARYLARCGRSLTPGELRDALARNDHTASAALLRRTMLTHRAFVRAPGDLWTIGRRAGDALS
- a CDS encoding GAF and ANTAR domain-containing protein, whose protein sequence is MKDRSHLVHELQRAVADCPPQEVTRRLCGELARGLPVDAVTVSLFTDTPWRLLLCASSQMATVLEEVQFTVAEGPSITAATTGEPVHFTDWQAGARRWPLFTAVVSERCPDIQAVHAFPLLAGGGVLGSVDLASLTPGGMPADAIDQAAEAIDAAAQVLLQRLLGEGDDSPAWELTDVVGTREANTHLAIGVFMVRKGVTADTALALMRAHAFTTGRTLAEVTAEILSP
- a CDS encoding DUF6233 domain-containing protein encodes the protein MAPPSDAEPQRVPVPVRVVLPADLLLGTEQQEVVARLWKRRQTNTGWLYLVGLPSYRDREDGGVEAAEYRVWVRAPEHVRPVDGVDYDQVTTEHLPAPAPSPIREVLGERRPSGWVLQKLGDGRGPTRSVLHAPDCDDAPAGAPLLDLEQALDAAENPATQLCTRCGCAQELTPVLRGFEHITDPATDSP